The Ascaphus truei isolate aAscTru1 chromosome 3, aAscTru1.hap1, whole genome shotgun sequence genome includes a region encoding these proteins:
- the LOC142490077 gene encoding keratin, type II cytoskeletal cochleal-like — translation MSHQSHQSTHSSSGSGHKNFSSSSACLSSFSKHSGSPFTSKKVSMGHKAQACFASKSVYSHGSGGHKISVGSCRPVGSGHGYGGYGSGHGFSGSGYGFGGSSCSAGITNVTVNQSLLAPLNLEIDPNIQRMRTDEKNQIKGLNNQFASFIDKVRFLEQQNKMLETKWAFLQDQKTARSQIEPLFEAYISSLRRQLENLGCERARLDAERRNMEEAVEEFRRKYEEEVNRRTAAENEFVGLKREVDAAFMSKAELQARADSLSDEINFLRALFDAEISQLQAQISDTSVLVSMDNSRDLDLDGIIAEVRSQYEDVANRSRAEAEAMYQSRYEELRSTAGSYGDNLRNTKQEIAELNRLIQRLKGEIESVKDQRARLEGAISEAEERGEMAVRDAKCKLTELEDALQKAKQDMARQLREYQELMNVKLALDIEIATYRKLLEGEESRLGGEGPVSISVLHSSTGASHYGGSGHHHKSRCSTGSVSQGKHGSGHGQSC, via the exons ATGTCTCACCAATCTCATCAATCCACACATAGCAGCTCTGGCTCTGGGCACAAGAATTTCAGCTCCTCCTCAGCTTGTTTATCATCTTTCAGCAAACACAGTGGGAGCCCATTCACTTCAAAAAAAGTATCTATGGGTCACAAAGCACAAGCTTGTTTTGCAAGCAAAAGTGTCTATAGTCATGGATCAGGGGGGCATAAGATCTCAGTTGGAAGTTGCCGACCAGTGGGAAGTGGACATGGATATGGAGGATATGGTAGTGGACATGGTTTCAGTGGATCTGGCTATGGATTTGGGGGATCATCTTGCTCTGCAGGCATCACTAATGTTACTGTGAACCAAAGTCTCCTGGCCCCACTCAATTTGGAAATTGACCCAAACATCCAGAGAATGAGGACAGATGAGAAGAATCAAATCAAGGGTCTCAATAATCAGTTTGCCTCCTTCATTGACAAG GTGCGATTCTTAGAGCAACAGAATAAAATGCTTGAGACCAAGTGGGCTTTTTTACAAGACCAAAAAACTGCTAGATCTCAAATTGAACCTCTCTTTGAAGCCTACATTAGCAGTCTCAGGAGACAGCTGGAGAATCTGGGATGTGAAAGAGCGCGTCTGGATGCAGAAAGGAGGAATATGGAGGAAGCAGTAGAAGAATTCAGAAGAAA ATATGAAGAGGAAGTCAACCGACGCACAGCTGCAGAGAATGAATTTGTTGGGCTTAAGAGG GAAGTTGATGCTGCTTTCATGAGCAAAGCTGAATTACAAGCAAGGGCGGACTCCCTGTCTGATGAGATCAACTTCCTGCGCGCTCTGTTTGATGCG GAAATATCTCAGCTTCAAGCTCAGATCTCAGATACATCAGTCCTTGTTTCCATGGATAACAGCCGAGACCTGGATCTGGACGGTATCATTGCTGAGGTCAGATCTCAATATGAGGACGTTGCTAACAGGAGCAGAGCTGAAGCAGAGGCCATGTACCAATCAAGG TACGAGGAGCTGCGCTCCACAGCAGGCAGTTATGGGGATAATCTGCGCAACACTAAACAGGAGATTGCTGAGCTCAACCGTCTGATTCAGAGACTTAAGGGAGAAATAGAGAGTGTGAAAGATCAG CGCGCTAGACTAGAAGGTGCCATATCTGAGGCTGAGGAACGTGGGGAGATGGctgtcagagatgccaagtgtaaacTGACTGAGCTGGAGGATGCTCTGCAGAAAGCTAAGCAGGACATGGCTCGCCAGCTGCGTGAATACCAGGAGCTGATGAATGTGAAGCTGGCTCTGGATATTGAGATCGCCACCTACAGGAAActgctggagggagaggagagcag GCTGGGTGGAGAAGGTCCTGTTAGCATCT CTGTGCTTCACTCTAGTACTGGAGCATCACACTATGGTGGAAGTGGACACCACCACAAGAGCAGATGTAGCACTGGCAGTGTTTCCCAAGGAAAACATGGCTCAGGACATGGACAGTCCTGCTAA